The Antarcticibacterium sp. 1MA-6-2 genome has a window encoding:
- a CDS encoding alpha-amylase family glycosyl hydrolase translates to MYRKIGAEFLNEDNTKFTVWAPSQENVEVIIKGKEKSEKLQKDKHGYWEGTISNTPPGTLYKFKLNNKNEFPDPASRSQPEGVHSWSQVVDQNAFKWEEKSWKGISIKDMVIYELHVGTFTSEGTFKAVTEKLDHLLELGINTIEILPISQFPENRNWGYDGVYPYAAQHSYGGVEGLKKMINTCHQKGIAVILDAVYNHMGPEGNYLSQYGPYFTEKYKTPWGAALNYDDKHSDEVRNFFIQNVLMWLEEFRFDGLRLDAIHEIIDRGARHLLKEMSQKVDGLQEKTVRGNMCSLQKVILMTLK, encoded by the coding sequence ATGTATAGAAAGATAGGAGCAGAATTTTTAAATGAAGACAATACAAAATTTACTGTTTGGGCACCCTCACAAGAAAATGTTGAGGTAATAATAAAAGGTAAAGAAAAAAGCGAAAAACTTCAAAAGGATAAACACGGCTATTGGGAAGGAACGATCTCAAATACTCCACCCGGCACTTTATATAAGTTTAAACTCAACAACAAAAATGAATTTCCAGATCCTGCTTCACGTTCTCAACCAGAGGGTGTGCACTCCTGGTCTCAGGTAGTGGATCAAAATGCTTTTAAGTGGGAAGAAAAATCCTGGAAAGGCATTTCTATTAAGGATATGGTGATCTATGAGCTTCACGTAGGAACTTTTACTTCAGAAGGAACCTTTAAAGCGGTCACAGAAAAATTAGACCATTTACTTGAATTAGGCATTAATACAATAGAAATACTACCTATTTCCCAATTTCCCGAGAACAGGAACTGGGGTTACGACGGGGTGTATCCATATGCTGCACAACATAGTTATGGTGGTGTGGAAGGATTAAAAAAAATGATCAATACCTGCCATCAAAAGGGTATTGCTGTTATACTGGACGCTGTATATAACCATATGGGGCCGGAAGGGAATTATCTTTCTCAATATGGTCCCTATTTTACTGAAAAGTATAAAACCCCCTGGGGAGCAGCTTTAAATTATGATGATAAACACAGTGACGAAGTAAGGAATTTTTTTATTCAGAATGTCCTTATGTGGCTTGAAGAATTTAGATTTGACGGGTTACGCCTGGATGCCATCCATGAAATTATAGACAGAGGTGCGCGGCATTTGCTTAAGGAAATGAGCCAGAAGGTGGATGGACTTCAGGAAAAGACGGTTAGAGGCAATATGTGCTCATTGCAGAAAGTGATCTTAATGACACTAAAATAA
- a CDS encoding maltotransferase domain-containing protein — MKADIFTDGHEKVDAVILYREKVKGKNKEKKWNEKRLEFVINDRWRGSFQLLSNRILRIHYRGMGRPFCNLAVWFKKEI, encoded by the coding sequence ATTAAGGCTGATATTTTTACTGATGGCCACGAAAAGGTAGATGCAGTTATTTTATATCGGGAAAAAGTAAAAGGAAAGAACAAGGAAAAAAAGTGGAATGAAAAACGACTGGAATTTGTAATCAATGATCGCTGGCGTGGTTCTTTTCAATTACTAAGCAACCGGATTTTACGAATACACTATAGAGGCATGGGTCGACCATTTTGCAACCTGGCAGTATGGTTTAAAAAAGAAATATGA
- a CDS encoding maltotransferase domain-containing protein codes for MEAWVDHFATWQYGLKKKYDDRQPIKTELLIGAQMMEEAIARASAPQKKKLQSWIEELRKDENDKRSVELALNEEVTEVMYQNRDRTKAH; via the coding sequence ATAGAGGCATGGGTCGACCATTTTGCAACCTGGCAGTATGGTTTAAAAAAGAAATATGACGACAGGCAACCAATAAAAACTGAGCTTCTTATTGGAGCACAAATGATGGAGGAGGCGATCGCACGTGCTTCTGCCCCTCAAAAGAAGAAACTTCAATCGTGGATAGAAGAACTTCGTAAGGATGAGAATGACAAAAGATCTGTTGAACTCGCACTTAACGAGGAAGTGACCGAGGTAATGTATCAAAACAGGGACAGAACAAAAGCTCACTAA
- a CDS encoding alpha-amylase family glycosyl hydrolase yields the protein MERERALFSSWYEFFPRSTSPEEGTHGNFATSERILPEIARMGFDVIYLPPIHPIGRSHRKGVNNATEAQPGDPGSPWAIGAKEGGHKAVHPELGTIDDFTNFVSKANDLGMEIALDFAIQCSPDHPYVKDHPQWFKWRPDGTVQYAENPPKKYQDVLLK from the coding sequence GTGGAGAGAGAAAGAGCATTATTTAGTTCCTGGTACGAATTTTTTCCACGTTCAACGTCTCCCGAGGAAGGTACTCACGGGAACTTTGCCACCAGTGAAAGAATTCTTCCTGAAATCGCCCGTATGGGGTTTGATGTAATCTACTTACCACCTATTCATCCAATTGGCCGAAGTCATAGAAAAGGTGTGAATAACGCCACCGAAGCTCAGCCTGGTGATCCCGGATCTCCCTGGGCAATTGGTGCAAAAGAAGGAGGACACAAAGCCGTTCATCCCGAATTGGGAACCATAGATGATTTTACAAACTTTGTTAGTAAGGCCAATGATTTGGGAATGGAAATCGCCTTAGACTTTGCTATCCAGTGTTCTCCCGATCATCCTTACGTTAAAGATCATCCGCAATGGTTTAAATGGCGACCCGATGGAACTGTACAATATGCTGAAAATCCGCCGAAAAAATACCAGGACGTTCTGCTTAAGTGA
- the treS gene encoding maltose alpha-D-glucosyltransferase: MTDQTNKDDQIYWYKDAIIYELHIKAFFDSNGDGIGDFAGLMQKLDYLEDLGVTAIWLLPFYPSPLRDDGYDIADYYSINPSYGDIKIFKKLIKEAHKRGLKIITELVINHTSDQHPWFQRARRAPEGSDHRDYYVWSEDPNKYKDARIIFTDTEPSNWTWDPEAKAYFWHRFFSHQPDLNFDNENVQKEIFKILDFWCKMGVDGFRLDAVPYLFERENTNCENLEPTHEFLKKLRSYVDEHFDDKLLLAEANMWPEDSAAYFGDGDECHMNYHFPIMPRMFMAVKMEDRYPIIDIIDQTPEIPESCQWGIFLRNHDELTLEMVTDEERDYMYKVYTKDPQAKINVGIRHRLAPLLENNRSKIELMNVLLFSLPGTPIIYYGDEIGMGDNFYLGDRDGVRTPMQWSADRNAGFSHANPHKLYLLK; this comes from the coding sequence ATGACAGACCAAACTAATAAAGATGATCAAATATATTGGTACAAAGATGCCATAATCTATGAATTGCATATCAAAGCGTTCTTTGACAGTAATGGAGATGGAATAGGTGATTTTGCAGGTCTCATGCAAAAACTTGATTACCTTGAAGATCTTGGAGTTACGGCAATTTGGCTACTACCCTTCTACCCTTCTCCTCTTAGGGATGATGGCTATGATATAGCTGATTATTATTCTATAAATCCTTCATATGGAGATATCAAAATCTTCAAAAAACTTATTAAAGAGGCTCACAAACGCGGATTAAAAATTATTACGGAACTTGTAATTAACCACACCTCAGACCAGCATCCATGGTTCCAGAGAGCAAGAAGAGCTCCTGAGGGGTCTGACCATAGAGATTATTACGTTTGGAGTGAGGATCCTAACAAATATAAAGATGCGAGGATCATTTTTACTGATACTGAGCCTTCCAACTGGACCTGGGATCCTGAAGCCAAAGCCTACTTCTGGCACAGGTTCTTCTCTCATCAACCAGACCTTAATTTCGATAATGAAAATGTTCAGAAGGAGATCTTTAAAATTCTCGATTTCTGGTGCAAAATGGGAGTGGATGGATTCCGCCTGGATGCGGTACCATATCTGTTCGAAAGAGAAAATACCAACTGTGAAAATTTAGAACCTACGCATGAGTTTTTAAAGAAATTAAGATCTTATGTAGACGAACATTTTGATGATAAACTTCTTTTAGCTGAAGCAAATATGTGGCCGGAGGATTCTGCAGCCTATTTTGGTGATGGAGATGAGTGTCATATGAATTACCACTTCCCAATTATGCCGCGAATGTTCATGGCTGTAAAAATGGAAGACAGGTATCCTATAATTGATATTATTGATCAAACTCCTGAAATACCTGAATCCTGCCAGTGGGGTATCTTCCTTAGAAACCATGATGAACTAACGCTCGAGATGGTGACTGATGAAGAAAGGGATTACATGTATAAAGTATATACAAAGGACCCGCAGGCTAAGATCAATGTAGGTATCAGGCACAGACTTGCCCCTCTTTTAGAGAACAACCGCAGCAAGATCGAGTTAATGAATGTGCTGCTATTTTCTCTACCCGGTACACCTATAATTTACTACGGAGATGAAATAGGAATGGGAGACAATTTTTATTTAGGAGACCGTGACGGTGTTCGTACACCAATGCAATGGTCGGCAGACAGAAATGCCGGATTTTCACATGCTAATCCTCACAAGCTGTATCTGCTTAAGTAA
- a CDS encoding alpha-glucosidase C-terminal domain-containing protein codes for MNSSSLLWWMKRIIAMRKRFKAFGWGDIKFLSPANAKIIAYTRSFEEEEILVLANLSRFPQAAELELEGYEGYTPVEVFSHNKFPQVTENPYLFTMAPHGYYWFLLEKEKGQVEGPEKKKQTLKLGEWQDLFDNKVRAKFENKILLSISQFL; via the coding sequence ATGAATTCTTCATCCTTATTATGGTGGATGAAACGAATTATCGCTATGAGAAAGAGATTTAAAGCTTTTGGCTGGGGGGATATAAAATTCCTGTCTCCTGCCAATGCTAAAATCATTGCTTATACCCGCTCATTTGAAGAAGAAGAAATTCTTGTTCTTGCAAATCTTTCCAGATTCCCTCAGGCAGCGGAACTCGAACTGGAAGGTTATGAAGGTTATACTCCTGTTGAAGTTTTTAGTCATAATAAATTCCCACAAGTGACAGAGAACCCTTACCTGTTCACAATGGCGCCTCACGGCTACTATTGGTTCCTTTTAGAAAAGGAAAAGGGGCAGGTTGAAGGACCGGAAAAAAAGAAGCAAACATTAAAGTTGGGAGAATGGCAGGATCTTTTTGATAATAAAGTAAGAGCAAAATTTGAAAATAAAATCTTACTAAGCATATCTCAATTCCTGTAG
- a CDS encoding putative maltokinase, with the protein MVSHLEMPVKDIPTSWITLEINYNDGLPETYQLPLAYMPCHKDEQVKEIPKKGIICTTYLGNEEGILFDAVYNENFRNQIFSNIRKGKKIQNGVGDLVFYQSDDGNDLGKGEIHSRVLNAEQSNTSLIYDNKYFLKLYRKLDSTINPDLEITRYLSEKTDYKNSPQFVGAIEFNPGPNKIIVLGMMQDLIPNQGDAWDYTKDSLERYFEGVMTRSKEVKLEQAQGELTQPIKYDDIPESMKEFLGVIYPERAHLLGQRTAEMHTALAARPDQKDFKHEEFSLHYQRSVYSSLQSLTRNSFQMLQKSLKNLPEEIQKEAKEVLDMKDEVLRVFKRIYDHKIPVMKIRTHGDYHLGQVLWTGKDFIIIDFEGEPARAFSERRLKRSPLRDVAGMVRSFHYAAYSSIMEPEFEQQRKDGDLEAWAEAWYYHITRLYLQGYNESVGESDFIPQDQEDFKILMETFLLEKAVYELNYELNNRPNWVLIPLRGIKTIIGRYRNG; encoded by the coding sequence ATAGTTAGTCATTTAGAAATGCCTGTAAAAGATATTCCTACTTCCTGGATTACGCTTGAAATCAATTATAATGATGGCTTGCCCGAAACTTATCAACTTCCTTTGGCTTATATGCCCTGTCACAAGGATGAACAGGTAAAAGAGATTCCTAAAAAAGGGATCATTTGTACTACATACCTTGGAAACGAGGAAGGGATCCTGTTTGATGCAGTTTACAATGAAAATTTCCGAAATCAAATCTTTAGCAACATAAGAAAAGGGAAAAAGATTCAAAATGGCGTGGGTGATCTTGTTTTCTATCAAAGCGATGACGGAAACGACCTGGGTAAAGGTGAAATCCATTCCAGAGTTTTAAATGCAGAACAAAGTAATACATCCCTGATCTACGACAATAAGTACTTCCTTAAACTATACAGGAAACTTGACAGTACAATTAACCCGGATCTGGAGATCACAAGATATCTTTCAGAAAAAACCGATTATAAAAATTCTCCTCAGTTTGTAGGAGCTATAGAATTTAACCCGGGACCTAATAAGATAATAGTTTTGGGTATGATGCAGGATCTTATTCCTAATCAGGGAGATGCCTGGGATTACACAAAAGATTCTCTGGAGAGATATTTTGAAGGTGTTATGACTCGTTCAAAAGAGGTAAAACTGGAGCAGGCACAGGGAGAACTTACACAACCAATAAAATATGATGACATTCCTGAATCCATGAAGGAATTCCTGGGAGTAATTTATCCTGAAAGAGCTCATCTTCTGGGACAACGTACTGCTGAAATGCACACTGCCCTCGCCGCACGACCAGATCAAAAAGATTTTAAACATGAAGAATTCTCGTTACATTATCAGAGATCGGTTTACTCTTCTTTACAATCGCTTACAAGGAATTCTTTTCAGATGCTTCAGAAAAGTCTGAAAAATTTACCTGAAGAGATCCAAAAGGAAGCAAAGGAAGTGCTTGATATGAAGGACGAGGTGCTACGGGTATTCAAAAGGATCTATGACCATAAGATTCCTGTGATGAAAATACGTACCCACGGTGATTATCACCTCGGGCAGGTATTGTGGACAGGAAAAGATTTCATAATCATTGATTTTGAAGGAGAACCAGCACGAGCTTTTAGCGAACGAAGATTAAAAAGGTCACCTTTACGAGACGTTGCCGGAATGGTACGTTCCTTTCATTATGCCGCCTACAGTAGCATAATGGAGCCGGAATTTGAGCAACAAAGAAAAGATGGCGATCTGGAAGCCTGGGCAGAAGCCTGGTATTACCACATTACACGTTTATACCTGCAGGGTTATAACGAAAGTGTGGGAGAAAGCGACTTTATCCCTCAGGATCAGGAAGATTTTAAGATACTGATGGAAACATTCCTGCTTGAAAAAGCAGTTTATGAACTGAATTACGAACTAAATAATCGTCCTAACTGGGTATTAATACCGCTAAGGGGCATTAAAACAATAATAGGGAGGTATAGAAATGGCTAA